The Deinococcus arcticus genome has a segment encoding these proteins:
- a CDS encoding eCIS core domain-containing protein: MQRLAQELRRLKPTLTAVQRQVATPVLRASGLEQQEVARLAIQRQAVREQLAALPDVAGPVQRPAPPVPARPQSPADWVTVMRHQAEQVEGQALDTRQYAQFTALQRQVANTLVQGFRADRGPAQSRYDTYGEHLATLQRHAISAPVSRVVLGMVPGGERLALQRAVDAAVGRYEAEAGQLATAAQRQSLQRQLAELDAEATQPVLQRIQAKRGSGNPLPESIQRHLEQGLNHDLSRVRIHDDPEADTLAKGVNALAFTTGTDIFFQSGRFNPNSQSGLELLAHEVTHTVQQSQGRVGPGVDPDAGLEAEARTMGAKLAQQGPRFGTQHARHRPGALTQVRSPQPLQRLAAAPTLQRWFNPLDKLKELKKKAKAAVKQVVRTVTNPAARRAALNTLKRKLPAPLQATIKKAAKKLGGVRAGLGKGVAAARGAVKRAGETLGQRLPRAAQLLSSVGQLSRKARAAVSQAATRVGRTARQLGTAKGRAQLVKQAKAGLHRTLRAAAKAMPAPAQKALRGLAKNAASAAQKLTKLGLSAAKFATDPAYRGKALQRLAQTPMVKQIAQVGGNIHRFATDKAYRGEQLAKVAQAGKRITLPLQQIGSSIGKLGKDAMVAVVQKSKQAMAWASAKWEQVKKSAAGKAVAGAWKWMRSPEGAAILAKFGASIAVGVGVVAVIGTGGAALPLVLAAAGVASGVAGSLAETAVLKSADPKTYKDRKWNTGISASTMAVDGLLGAFLGPAARVVGGGVARGVGSALKYVGGGGQVVGKVAGAGWQGVRSTAARLVGNRAARVGNQASAVRQEIAQIWQVTRQGVQQYNQNIAATVRAGVRHDMLGNAGWRGIGRRDVGTLLAGTDVLRQTVNRVARARVKAELNSPMGLILARQRLNMPGASAKKIRQALFNELKANPQDDLIAAAWKANPQLRRAAYSAARGSMWQQVSQGFVGNATTFGGKAAMMAITGPRLLAANMAQKMQAAKGAFVEHGLAGGIGQNVGAVAEELTKFAGLKFSLNVKAHSGSKDKQARREAIPRALGKTANEFTKGTTYVDAALQSLVGIPPELLGKPGMLPTAMGFDTTLKYLGSSMGNAIGGDLHETTEPDKEVRGAK, encoded by the coding sequence ATGCAGCGTCTGGCGCAGGAGCTGCGGCGGCTGAAGCCGACCTTGACCGCCGTGCAGCGGCAGGTGGCCACCCCTGTACTGCGGGCATCAGGGCTGGAACAGCAGGAGGTGGCACGGCTTGCCATTCAGCGGCAGGCGGTGCGTGAGCAGCTAGCCGCGTTGCCGGACGTGGCCGGCCCTGTTCAGCGACCGGCCCCGCCCGTCCCGGCCAGGCCTCAGAGTCCTGCTGACTGGGTCACGGTGATGCGGCATCAGGCCGAACAGGTTGAAGGCCAGGCGCTGGACACGCGGCAGTACGCGCAGTTCACCGCCCTGCAGCGACAGGTGGCGAACACCCTGGTGCAGGGCTTCCGTGCCGACCGAGGCCCAGCACAGAGCCGCTATGACACCTATGGCGAACATCTGGCGACGTTACAGCGCCATGCGATCAGCGCCCCGGTGTCTCGCGTGGTGCTGGGCATGGTGCCGGGTGGAGAACGATTGGCCTTGCAACGGGCGGTGGATGCAGCGGTGGGGCGATATGAAGCTGAGGCAGGACAACTGGCCACAGCAGCGCAGCGTCAGAGTCTGCAGCGGCAGTTGGCGGAACTGGACGCGGAAGCGACGCAACCCGTTCTCCAGCGGATTCAAGCGAAACGGGGCAGTGGGAATCCGTTGCCAGAAAGCATTCAGCGGCATCTGGAACAGGGCCTGAATCATGATCTGTCCAGAGTGCGGATTCACGACGACCCTGAAGCGGACACGCTGGCCAAGGGCGTCAATGCCCTTGCCTTCACGACGGGCACGGATATTTTCTTTCAATCCGGGCGGTTTAACCCAAACAGTCAATCTGGGCTGGAACTGCTGGCGCATGAAGTGACGCATACGGTGCAGCAGAGCCAGGGGCGCGTGGGGCCAGGCGTGGACCCCGATGCTGGATTGGAGGCTGAAGCCCGCACGATGGGCGCCAAGTTGGCTCAACAGGGGCCCCGCTTTGGCACCCAACATGCGCGGCACCGGCCAGGGGCGCTGACCCAGGTGCGTTCTCCCCAGCCCCTGCAGCGGCTGGCCGCCGCTCCCACCCTTCAGCGTTGGTTCAATCCACTGGACAAACTCAAGGAATTGAAGAAGAAGGCAAAAGCAGCGGTCAAGCAGGTGGTGAGAACCGTCACCAACCCGGCGGCCCGCAGGGCAGCCTTGAACACGCTGAAACGCAAGCTCCCTGCTCCTCTTCAGGCGACCATCAAGAAGGCGGCCAAGAAGCTGGGTGGGGTGCGGGCGGGCCTGGGTAAAGGCGTGGCTGCTGCACGCGGCGCCGTTAAGCGCGCTGGAGAAACTCTGGGTCAACGCCTGCCGCGCGCGGCCCAGTTGCTGAGCAGTGTGGGGCAGCTGTCCAGGAAGGCCCGGGCCGCGGTGTCACAGGCAGCCACCCGGGTGGGCCGCACCGCCCGGCAGCTGGGCACGGCCAAAGGGCGCGCGCAACTGGTGAAACAGGCCAAAGCGGGCCTTCACCGCACGCTGCGGGCAGCGGCCAAAGCGATGCCCGCCCCTGCACAGAAGGCCCTGAGGGGACTGGCCAAGAATGCGGCCAGCGCTGCGCAGAAGTTGACGAAGCTGGGCCTGAGTGCTGCCAAATTCGCCACCGATCCGGCTTACCGGGGCAAGGCGCTCCAGCGATTGGCGCAGACCCCGATGGTCAAGCAGATCGCGCAGGTGGGCGGCAACATCCACCGCTTCGCCACCGACAAGGCGTACCGGGGTGAGCAGCTGGCCAAGGTCGCCCAGGCTGGCAAACGCATTACCTTGCCCCTCCAGCAGATAGGCAGCAGTATTGGCAAGTTAGGCAAGGACGCCATGGTGGCCGTGGTGCAGAAGTCCAAGCAGGCCATGGCCTGGGCGAGCGCGAAGTGGGAGCAGGTCAAGAAGAGTGCCGCAGGCAAAGCGGTGGCCGGCGCCTGGAAGTGGATGCGTTCGCCCGAGGGGGCAGCCATCCTGGCCAAGTTCGGGGCGTCCATCGCCGTTGGCGTGGGCGTGGTGGCGGTGATTGGCACGGGTGGCGCCGCTCTGCCCCTGGTGCTGGCCGCCGCTGGTGTGGCCAGCGGCGTGGCGGGCTCGCTGGCCGAAACAGCGGTTCTGAAGAGCGCTGATCCAAAGACCTACAAAGACCGCAAATGGAATACGGGCATCAGTGCTTCGACCATGGCGGTGGACGGCCTGTTGGGGGCATTCCTGGGGCCAGCGGCGCGCGTGGTGGGCGGTGGCGTGGCCAGAGGAGTGGGCAGCGCACTGAAGTATGTGGGCGGTGGGGGGCAGGTTGTGGGGAAGGTGGCTGGCGCGGGGTGGCAAGGAGTGAGAAGCACTGCAGCCCGGTTGGTGGGCAACCGTGCCGCGCGTGTGGGCAATCAAGCGTCCGCTGTTCGTCAGGAGATCGCCCAGATCTGGCAGGTCACCCGTCAGGGCGTGCAGCAATACAACCAGAACATTGCGGCCACTGTGCGCGCTGGTGTTCGCCACGACATGCTGGGCAACGCCGGCTGGCGCGGCATTGGGCGGCGTGATGTAGGAACATTGCTGGCTGGAACAGATGTGCTGCGGCAAACCGTGAACCGTGTCGCGCGGGCCCGGGTCAAGGCAGAGCTGAACAGCCCAATGGGACTGATTCTGGCTCGCCAGCGCCTGAATATGCCGGGCGCCAGTGCCAAGAAAATTCGGCAGGCGCTCTTCAACGAACTCAAGGCCAATCCGCAGGACGACTTGATAGCGGCGGCCTGGAAAGCCAATCCACAGCTGCGCCGGGCCGCTTATTCAGCAGCCCGGGGCAGCATGTGGCAGCAGGTGAGTCAGGGTTTTGTGGGCAATGCAACCACCTTTGGCGGCAAGGCGGCCATGATGGCAATCACGGGCCCACGTCTCCTGGCTGCCAACATGGCGCAGAAAATGCAGGCGGCGAAGGGGGCCTTCGTGGAACATGGTCTGGCTGGCGGTATCGGTCAGAACGTGGGTGCTGTCGCTGAGGAACTCACCAAATTTGCGGGTTTGAAATTCAGTCTGAACGTCAAGGCTCACTCGGGCAGTAAGGATAAGCAGGCCCGCCGTGAAGCCATTCCGCGCGCCCTGGGAAAAACCGCCAACGAGTTTACGAAAGGTACGACATACGTCGATGCCGCATTGCAGAGTCTCGTTGGTATTCCGCCAGAGCTCCTGGGCAAGCCGGGAATGCTGCCCACTGCGATGGGGTTCGACACGACGCTGAAATATCTTGGAAGTTCAATGGGTAACGCTATAGGCGGCGATCTGCATGAAACCACTGAACCCGACAAGGAGGTAAGGGGTGCTAAATAA
- a CDS encoding DUF47 domain-containing protein, whose translation MVLSKFMPSNPRFSEKFAAAARNAHATAQALVDLLENYTDVEAKVQRVRDLEHEGDRLTGEVTNLLAESFIVPFDREDIISLNSELDDLVDDMEDAARKLSLYGVQRPLPQMAQLARVVEQQCALLAQVMPLLEQSSKLGELTRITREIRALEDQADTISDEVQRHLYDGVQDVPGMIRAMRGGEIVALIEDASDQAQRVAKTIESILLKNA comes from the coding sequence ATGGTTCTGTCTAAATTCATGCCCAGCAACCCCAGGTTCAGTGAGAAGTTCGCGGCGGCGGCGCGCAATGCCCACGCCACGGCCCAGGCCCTGGTGGACCTGCTGGAAAACTACACCGATGTCGAGGCCAAGGTTCAGCGCGTGCGCGACCTGGAGCATGAAGGCGACCGCCTGACCGGCGAGGTCACGAACCTGCTGGCCGAGTCGTTCATCGTGCCCTTTGACCGCGAGGACATCATCAGCCTGAACAGTGAGCTGGATGACCTGGTGGACGATATGGAAGACGCCGCGCGCAAACTGAGCCTGTACGGCGTCCAGCGCCCCCTGCCCCAGATGGCGCAGCTGGCACGCGTGGTGGAGCAGCAGTGCGCCCTGCTGGCCCAGGTCATGCCCCTGCTGGAGCAGTCAAGCAAACTGGGCGAACTGACCCGGATCACCCGCGAGATTCGCGCGCTGGAAGACCAGGCCGACACCATCAGCGACGAGGTGCAGCGCCACCTGTACGACGGCGTGCAGGATGTGCCCGGCATGATCCGTGCCATGCGGGGCGGCGAGATTGTGGCCCTGATTGAAGACGCCAGCGATCAGGCGCAGCGCGTGGCCAAGACCATCGAGAGCATTCTGCTCAAGAACGCGTAA
- a CDS encoding inorganic phosphate transporter, with protein METALIGLIIILALALAFDFINGFHDTANAIATSVATKVLTPAQAIAMAAILNVVGALAGTAVAKTIATDIVPQAYATLELTGAALLSAIIWNLFTWWKGLPSSSSHALIFSLVGAGIAAGGTGIIIPKGVRKTLTGLVSSPLLGFLVPILLMALLSWLVLRWMRPRTVTRTFRWLQIGSAAFMAFSHGGNDAQKAMGIMTFALSAYLGTQVQDVPLWIILSAAAAMGLGTAMGGWRIIKTMGFKVVDLKPVDGFVAEASAAAIIVGATQLGIPVSTTHTISTSIMGVGTTKGFKKVKWQVAGRIVQAWIFTIPVCIALGWLLHKLILLVV; from the coding sequence ATGGAAACGGCTCTGATTGGCCTGATCATTATTCTGGCACTGGCACTGGCGTTCGACTTTATCAACGGGTTTCACGACACCGCCAACGCCATCGCCACCAGCGTGGCCACCAAGGTGCTGACCCCCGCCCAGGCCATTGCCATGGCCGCCATTCTGAATGTGGTGGGCGCGCTGGCCGGCACGGCGGTGGCCAAGACCATTGCCACCGACATCGTGCCGCAGGCGTACGCCACGCTGGAACTGACCGGCGCCGCGCTGCTGAGCGCCATCATCTGGAACCTCTTCACGTGGTGGAAGGGCCTGCCCAGTTCGTCCAGCCACGCCCTGATCTTCAGCCTCGTGGGCGCCGGGATAGCGGCGGGCGGTACGGGCATCATCATTCCCAAGGGCGTGCGCAAAACCCTGACGGGTCTGGTCAGCAGCCCCCTGCTGGGCTTTCTGGTGCCCATCTTGCTGATGGCGCTGCTGTCGTGGCTGGTGCTGCGCTGGATGCGGCCCCGCACGGTCACCCGCACCTTCCGCTGGCTACAGATTGGCTCGGCGGCGTTCATGGCCTTTTCGCACGGGGGCAACGACGCCCAGAAAGCCATGGGCATCATGACCTTTGCCCTGAGCGCCTACCTGGGCACGCAGGTTCAGGACGTGCCGCTCTGGATCATTCTGTCGGCGGCGGCGGCCATGGGCCTGGGCACGGCGATGGGCGGCTGGCGCATCATCAAGACCATGGGCTTCAAGGTGGTGGACCTGAAACCTGTGGACGGCTTCGTGGCCGAGGCCAGCGCCGCCGCCATCATTGTGGGCGCCACCCAGCTGGGCATTCCCGTGAGCACCACCCACACCATTTCCACCAGCATCATGGGCGTGGGCACCACCAAGGGCTTTAAAAAGGTGAAGTGGCAGGTGGCCGGGCGCATTGTGCAGGCGTGGATTTTCACCATTCCGGTGTGTATCGCGCTGGGCTGGCTGCTCCACAAGCTGATTCTGCTGGTGGTCTGA
- a CDS encoding cobalamin-binding protein has product MTRPAPRIVSLLPSATDLLFDLELGEHVVGVSHSCDHPGAAGRPVLTRSVVDPQAPQAEIDRAVSEAVREGRALYQVDGALLDELNPDLVVTQGVCEVCAVTPGTIDAAVRYLPGCLPAARVLSLEGRSVAGILADLTALAGAAGVPGRGAALARQAGADWQGIVPVPHAPRVLTLEWTDPPFYGGHWVPEQVERAGGVNVLGAAGTDSGRTSWTQVAALDPDVIVVMCCGYDLGENLAFARALRAPGSPARGLRAVQAGQLWATDAGALFSRPALGVVRGAAVLADLLRGHAAPGASVRV; this is encoded by the coding sequence ATGACCCGGCCTGCCCCCCGCATCGTGAGCCTGCTGCCCAGTGCCACCGACCTGCTGTTCGACCTGGAGCTGGGCGAGCACGTGGTGGGGGTGAGCCATTCCTGCGACCATCCGGGAGCCGCCGGGCGCCCGGTGCTGACCCGCTCGGTGGTGGACCCCCAGGCCCCCCAGGCCGAGATTGACCGGGCGGTGAGCGAGGCCGTGCGCGAAGGGCGCGCGCTGTATCAGGTGGACGGCGCCCTGCTGGATGAATTGAACCCCGATCTGGTGGTGACCCAGGGCGTCTGCGAGGTGTGCGCGGTCACGCCGGGCACCATTGACGCGGCGGTGCGGTATCTGCCGGGCTGCCTGCCCGCCGCCCGGGTGCTGAGCCTGGAAGGCCGGAGTGTGGCGGGCATTCTGGCTGATCTGACGGCCCTGGCGGGCGCCGCTGGCGTGCCCGGGCGCGGCGCCGCCCTGGCCCGGCAGGCCGGGGCCGACTGGCAGGGCATCGTGCCAGTGCCGCACGCCCCACGGGTGCTGACCCTGGAATGGACCGACCCCCCGTTTTACGGCGGCCACTGGGTTCCCGAACAGGTGGAGCGGGCCGGCGGGGTGAATGTGCTGGGCGCGGCCGGCACCGATTCGGGCCGGACCAGCTGGACGCAGGTGGCCGCTCTGGACCCGGACGTGATCGTGGTGATGTGCTGCGGCTACGACCTGGGCGAGAATCTGGCGTTTGCCCGGGCGCTGCGGGCTCCCGGTTCGCCCGCCCGGGGGCTGCGGGCCGTGCAGGCCGGCCAGTTGTGGGCCACGGACGCGGGCGCCCTGTTCAGCCGCCCCGCCCTGGGCGTGGTGCGCGGCGCGGCGGTGCTGGCTGATCTGCTGCGCGGCCACGCGGCCCCAGGCGCCAGTGTGCGCGTGTAG
- a CDS encoding cation:proton antiporter domain-containing protein has protein sequence MTGQMRAATHRGAPSAALVGLLLMGSALAGAHGGAAGAHSGPPAFLGQVTALLGVSALAAYVSFRLRLLPIIGFLVAGVLVGPGALGLIHEPELIAAASEIGVMLLLFTIGIEFSLERLGRIARLIFLGGGLQVGLTLLVTLGAGLALGMGVSNAVFTGCLIALSSTAIVMKLLGERGETGARTGQVALGILIFQDLAVVVMVLLIPMLAGEGGGLWGMGLALLKAAGIIALVLLAARRLVPPVMEVVARTCSPEIFLLTVVALCFGTASLTAVAGVSLALGAFLAGLLVSESRYGAQALGEILPLQILFSAAFFLSVGLQLDLGFLAGHLGLVLGAAALIVVVKTVITALSVRLLGEDWQVAVPVALLGAQVGEFSFVLAAAGTALGLSFAGLGAQGSGVFIAATVLLMTLTPALAGLAPAVLARLQPAGPGPGAEPGQSEAGPSSHGLDVAGQTVFLGYGVHARLAARALSRAGQPYAVVTRSPDGASELQRRGASVLIADYTRAATLRDLNIAAAHAVVIADDDHDTTERALQVLRTVAPAVRVITHATTPAAFQSLQGLGAQHILLPGREVAAGLLDLLTPAGVSRQELARQLAEHPPVVLTPEQQAQCSHAQTSPGPVTPEADVCVACVAQGDTWVHLRVCMTCGHVGCCDSSKNRHATRHAQDTGHAVIRSAEPGEAWAYCYEHRWTK, from the coding sequence ATGACAGGACAGATGCGAGCGGCAACGCACCGGGGAGCGCCCAGCGCAGCGCTGGTGGGCCTGCTGCTGATGGGCAGTGCCCTGGCCGGGGCCCACGGCGGCGCGGCCGGGGCCCACAGCGGCCCCCCGGCCTTCCTGGGGCAAGTGACCGCCCTGCTGGGGGTTTCGGCGCTGGCGGCGTATGTCTCTTTCCGGTTGCGGCTGCTGCCGATCATCGGGTTTCTGGTGGCGGGCGTGCTGGTGGGTCCCGGCGCTCTGGGCCTGATTCACGAACCCGAACTGATTGCCGCCGCCTCGGAAATCGGGGTGATGCTGCTGCTGTTTACCATTGGCATCGAATTCAGCCTGGAGCGGCTGGGGCGCATCGCCCGCCTGATTTTTCTGGGCGGGGGCCTGCAGGTGGGCCTGACCCTGCTCGTTACGCTGGGGGCGGGGCTCGCGCTGGGGATGGGGGTCAGCAACGCGGTGTTCACCGGCTGCCTGATTGCGCTGTCCAGCACCGCCATCGTGATGAAGCTGCTGGGCGAGCGCGGCGAGACAGGCGCCCGCACCGGGCAGGTGGCCCTGGGCATCCTCATCTTTCAGGACCTCGCTGTGGTGGTGATGGTGCTGCTCATTCCCATGCTGGCCGGAGAGGGGGGTGGGCTCTGGGGCATGGGGCTGGCCCTGCTCAAGGCCGCCGGCATCATTGCCCTGGTGCTGCTGGCCGCGCGGCGACTGGTGCCGCCCGTTATGGAGGTGGTGGCGCGCACCTGCTCGCCGGAAATTTTCCTGCTCACGGTGGTGGCGCTGTGCTTTGGCACCGCCAGCCTCACGGCGGTCGCCGGGGTCAGTCTGGCGCTGGGGGCCTTTCTGGCCGGGCTGCTGGTCAGCGAGAGCCGGTACGGCGCGCAGGCCCTGGGCGAGATTCTGCCGCTGCAGATTCTGTTCAGCGCCGCCTTTTTCCTGTCGGTGGGCCTGCAGCTCGACCTGGGCTTTCTGGCCGGGCATCTGGGTCTGGTGCTGGGCGCCGCCGCCCTGATCGTGGTGGTCAAGACGGTCATCACAGCCCTGAGCGTGCGCCTGCTGGGCGAGGACTGGCAGGTGGCGGTGCCGGTGGCGCTGCTGGGCGCGCAGGTGGGGGAATTCTCGTTTGTGCTGGCCGCCGCCGGCACCGCCCTGGGCCTGAGTTTCGCCGGGCTGGGCGCGCAGGGGAGCGGGGTGTTCATTGCCGCCACGGTGCTGCTGATGACCCTCACGCCGGCGCTGGCCGGTCTGGCCCCCGCTGTGCTGGCCCGCCTGCAGCCGGCGGGTCCTGGCCCGGGGGCTGAACCCGGCCAGAGTGAAGCGGGCCCCTCCTCCCACGGCCTGGACGTGGCCGGGCAAACGGTGTTTCTGGGGTACGGCGTGCACGCCCGGCTGGCAGCCCGGGCCCTGAGCCGCGCCGGGCAACCCTACGCGGTGGTCACGCGCAGCCCGGACGGCGCCAGCGAACTGCAGCGGCGGGGCGCCAGTGTGCTGATCGCGGATTACACCCGCGCCGCCACACTGCGCGACCTGAATATTGCGGCGGCCCACGCGGTGGTCATTGCCGACGACGACCACGACACCACCGAGCGCGCCCTTCAGGTGCTGCGCACTGTGGCCCCGGCGGTCCGGGTGATCACGCACGCCACCACCCCCGCCGCCTTCCAGAGTCTGCAGGGCCTGGGCGCCCAGCATATTCTGCTGCCGGGGCGCGAGGTGGCTGCCGGCCTGCTGGATCTGCTCACCCCGGCCGGCGTCTCGCGCCAGGAACTGGCCCGGCAGCTGGCCGAGCACCCGCCCGTGGTCCTGACCCCCGAACAGCAGGCCCAGTGCAGCCACGCGCAGACCAGCCCAGGCCCCGTGACGCCGGAAGCGGACGTGTGCGTGGCCTGCGTGGCCCAGGGCGACACCTGGGTGCATCTGCGGGTGTGCATGACCTGCGGCCACGTGGGCTGCTGCGATTCCTCCAAGAACAGGCACGCCACCCGCCACGCGCAGGACACGGGCCACGCGGTCATTCGCAGCGCCGAACCCGGCGAAGCCTGGGCCTACTGCTACGAGCACCGCTGGACGAAGTAG
- the gatB gene encoding Asp-tRNA(Asn)/Glu-tRNA(Gln) amidotransferase subunit GatB — protein sequence MAYQAVIGLEVHLQLKTRSKIFSACPQDYHGAPPNTFTDPYTLGLPGTLPALNREAVELAMMFGLGLNCDVSGPTQFHRKNYFYPDAPKNFQLSQYDRPIARDGFLDVTLESGEVRRIRIKRAHLEDDAGKLTHPTYAPYSMLDLNRAGSSLLEMVTEADLTGPEEARAFLESVQAIAQALGVSDATPEEGKMRCDVNLSLHRPGEPWGTKVEVKNLNSFRSVARAIEYETARQARVLSGGGRITQDTMGWDEGGQKTFVMRTKEGEADYRYFPEPDLPPLDITLDWLAQVRARMPELPAQKRERYLAAGVRAGDAHTLSHSVALSRVYDEAMHEGPDGQKPGAQKPDAQKLANWLLGDVSGLLAAQGQTLDGSALQPAHLAALVTLIDEGTISGRVAKDLLPDVLTGQDPRALVRTRGLSVVTDTAAIDAAIDAALQADPATVEKVRAGNAKAMNALFGPVMKATGGKAKPEVVRERLQAKLGL from the coding sequence ATGGCGTATCAGGCGGTGATTGGGCTGGAAGTGCATCTGCAGCTGAAGACGAGAAGCAAGATCTTCAGCGCCTGCCCGCAGGACTATCACGGCGCGCCGCCCAATACCTTCACGGACCCCTACACCCTGGGGCTGCCCGGCACCCTGCCTGCCCTGAACCGCGAGGCGGTGGAACTCGCCATGATGTTCGGCCTGGGCCTGAACTGCGACGTCTCGGGGCCCACCCAGTTTCACCGCAAGAACTACTTCTACCCCGACGCTCCCAAGAACTTTCAGCTCTCGCAGTACGACCGGCCCATTGCCCGGGACGGCTTTCTGGACGTGACCCTGGAGAGCGGCGAGGTGCGGCGCATCCGCATCAAGCGCGCGCACCTCGAAGATGACGCTGGCAAGCTGACCCACCCCACCTACGCGCCTTATTCCATGCTGGACCTGAACCGTGCCGGCTCCAGCCTGCTGGAAATGGTCACCGAGGCGGACCTGACCGGTCCCGAAGAAGCCCGCGCCTTTCTGGAAAGCGTGCAGGCCATTGCGCAGGCGCTGGGGGTCAGCGACGCCACGCCGGAAGAAGGCAAGATGCGCTGCGACGTGAACCTCAGCCTGCACCGCCCCGGCGAACCCTGGGGCACCAAGGTGGAGGTGAAGAACCTGAACTCCTTCCGCTCGGTGGCGCGCGCCATCGAGTACGAGACCGCCCGGCAGGCGCGGGTGCTCTCGGGCGGCGGGCGCATCACGCAGGACACCATGGGCTGGGACGAGGGCGGGCAGAAAACCTTTGTCATGCGCACCAAGGAGGGCGAGGCCGATTACCGCTATTTCCCCGAGCCCGACCTGCCCCCGCTGGACATCACCCTGGACTGGCTGGCGCAGGTGCGCGCGCGCATGCCTGAACTGCCCGCCCAGAAGCGTGAGCGCTACCTGGCGGCGGGGGTGCGGGCCGGCGACGCCCACACCCTGAGCCACAGCGTGGCCCTCTCGCGCGTGTACGACGAGGCCATGCATGAAGGCCCGGATGGCCAGAAACCAGGTGCCCAGAAACCAGATGCCCAGAAGCTGGCGAACTGGTTGCTGGGCGACGTCTCGGGCCTGCTGGCCGCGCAGGGGCAGACCCTGGATGGCAGCGCCCTGCAGCCCGCCCATCTGGCGGCGCTGGTGACCCTGATTGACGAGGGCACCATCAGCGGGCGGGTGGCCAAGGACCTGCTGCCCGACGTGCTGACCGGCCAGGACCCGCGCGCCCTGGTGCGCACACGCGGCCTGAGCGTGGTGACCGACACGGCCGCCATCGACGCGGCCATTGACGCCGCCCTCCAGGCCGACCCCGCCACCGTGGAGAAGGTCCGCGCGGGCAACGCCAAGGCCATGAACGCCCTGTTCGGCCCGGTCATGAAGGCCACCGGCGGCAAGGCCAAACCCGAAGTGGTGCGCGAACGCCTGCAGGCGAAGCTGGGCCTGTGA
- a CDS encoding aminotransferase class I/II-fold pyridoxal phosphate-dependent enzyme, with protein sequence MWASQRAGAVPGSVFALMDAAKERARAAGRAVVDLSIGSSDLSPPEAVLSALRGATRDPGTYRYPLFSDTAPLREAAARYLGRRFGVTVDPQTEVLPLIGAQEGLAHLLLAVTDPGDTLLLPDPGYPPYLGAAAVAGVRVAPLPLREDTGFLPDLDALPQELRPRALLLNYPNNPTSAVVDDAFFPRVAAWCRERGTLLIHDHPYAELTYDDYRAPSALQAGLDGVVELHSLSKTHHMGGFRVGFAAGDAGAIAALARVKGSVDFHPYLGIQRAAALALDLPEALGRQGAAVFQARRDALVPALRDQGWAVAWPQASMYAWARVPGLRDSVAFAVRAAEQTGVALSPGAAFGTQGEGYVRLALVQPPEVLLEAARRLGGVGV encoded by the coding sequence ATGTGGGCCTCTCAACGAGCAGGGGCGGTGCCGGGCAGCGTCTTTGCGCTGATGGACGCCGCCAAGGAACGCGCGCGGGCCGCCGGGCGCGCGGTGGTTGACCTGAGCATTGGCAGCAGCGACCTCTCACCGCCCGAAGCCGTGCTCTCGGCGCTGCGCGGGGCCACCCGTGACCCGGGCACCTACCGTTATCCCCTGTTCAGCGACACGGCCCCGCTGCGCGAGGCGGCGGCGCGCTACCTGGGCCGCCGCTTTGGGGTGACTGTGGACCCCCAGACCGAGGTTCTGCCGCTGATCGGGGCGCAGGAAGGGCTGGCCCACCTGCTGCTGGCCGTGACCGACCCCGGCGACACCCTGCTGCTGCCCGACCCCGGTTACCCGCCCTACCTGGGCGCGGCGGCGGTGGCGGGCGTGAGGGTGGCGCCGCTGCCGCTGCGCGAAGACACCGGCTTTCTACCGGACCTGGACGCATTGCCGCAGGAGCTGCGCCCGCGCGCCCTGCTGCTGAATTACCCCAACAACCCCACTTCCGCGGTGGTGGACGACGCGTTCTTTCCGCGTGTGGCCGCGTGGTGCCGCGAGCGGGGCACCCTGCTCATCCACGACCACCCTTACGCCGAGCTGACCTATGACGACTACCGCGCCCCCAGCGCCCTGCAGGCGGGTCTGGACGGCGTGGTGGAACTGCACTCGCTGAGCAAGACCCACCACATGGGCGGCTTCCGGGTCGGCTTTGCCGCCGGGGACGCCGGGGCCATTGCCGCGCTGGCGCGGGTAAAGGGCAGCGTGGATTTTCACCCGTATCTGGGCATTCAGCGCGCGGCGGCGCTGGCGCTGGACCTGCCGGAAGCCCTGGGCCGCCAGGGAGCAGCCGTGTTTCAGGCCCGGCGTGACGCCCTGGTGCCCGCCCTGCGCGACCAGGGCTGGGCGGTGGCGTGGCCCCAGGCCAGCATGTACGCCTGGGCCCGGGTGCCGGGGCTGCGTGACAGCGTGGCCTTTGCGGTGCGCGCCGCCGAACAGACGGGCGTGGCGCTCAGCCCCGGCGCCGCCTTTGGCACCCAGGGTGAGGGCTACGTGCGCCTGGCCCTGGTGCAGCCGCCCGAGGTGCTGCTGGAGGCCGCGCGGCGACTGGGAGGGGTGGGGGTGTAG